The Deltaproteobacteria bacterium genome contains a region encoding:
- a CDS encoding methyltransferase domain-containing protein — protein MPFVRSSEEVIDRMLEMAQVKAGDLIYDIGSGDGAIIIRAAKKFGARGVGIEIDQDLVLRARNIAFREKVDHLVEFRAQDAFTIDASPATVVTLYMLPEFNAKLRPILERQLKPGTRVVSHDFPIAGWQPVRVEQVKGTLLHDHQVMLFEIRPPAK, from the coding sequence GTGCCCTTCGTCCGATCGAGCGAGGAAGTGATCGATCGCATGCTCGAAATGGCGCAGGTAAAAGCTGGCGATTTGATCTACGACATCGGCAGCGGCGACGGTGCGATCATCATTCGTGCGGCGAAAAAGTTTGGCGCGCGCGGCGTCGGCATCGAGATCGATCAAGACTTAGTGCTGCGCGCGCGCAATATTGCCTTTCGAGAAAAAGTCGATCATCTGGTTGAGTTCCGCGCCCAGGACGCTTTCACCATCGACGCTTCACCGGCAACCGTCGTGACGCTTTACATGCTGCCGGAGTTTAACGCCAAACTCAGACCGATCTTGGAGCGCCAGCTCAAGCCCGGTACCCGAGTGGTGTCCCATGATTTTCCCATCGCCGGTTGGCAGCCGGTGCGAGTCGAACAGGTCAAAGGAACGCTGCTGCACGATCACCAAGTGATGCTTTTCGAAATTCGCCCGCCGGCAAAATAA